A stretch of the Ischnura elegans chromosome 13 unlocalized genomic scaffold, ioIscEleg1.1 SUPER_13_unloc_3, whole genome shotgun sequence genome encodes the following:
- the LOC124172846 gene encoding uncharacterized protein LOC124172846 isoform X2 has protein sequence MASNVSANNAEVLVEERLLNALFTGSMLEHRELLDMLEDVDVRGMRQKTLLHVAVRIGKVEWVEELLERGADPNLTDENQVNALSAAVEMARQFPEDSDRLQVLKLVTSAHRRDQAMIRRLESSSSGTAEQGTPVGRPHCNNASLRFGEEMKCMVRQLSSSIEELKGQMCGRDTLLRCLEDAVTSIAEEVTSIKSRLAQEDAVRLPPSGPAQTREECVDALLHRTQIVYGRGLELMRRLYERLYDEDECTACILKYLSGDDRVNVLVDCESMFVGRIKGWFEDLDGSECDGSGRCSFCDLETDTVYLGAKVSSDYSENKVATRLIRCLSQLALKFAFCNGGRPHEPCSERELEWLRALRKIEEEQEKGGNLHFWFSVALGKGTIGAKVCLLATAVPAIIACDGSAEGRAVLQEQAPLLFSLYCRHVLPTLLA, from the coding sequence ATGGCGAGCAACGTTTCTGCTAACAATGCCGAGGTATTAGTAGAGGAGAGGCTCTTAAATGCATTGTTTACTGGTTCAATGCTGGAGCATAGAGAGTTACTAGACATGCTGGAAGACGTGGATGTACGGGGAATGCGACAAAAAACACTCTTGCATGTTGCAGTGAGAATTGGGAAGGTTGAGTGGGTTGAGGAACTGTTGGAACGTGGGGCTGACCCAAACCTAACGGATGAAAATCAAGTGAACGCACTGTCTGCGGCTGTGGAGATGGCACGACAATTTCCCGAAGACTCGGACCGCCTACAGGTGCTTAAGCTGGTGACCTCGGCACACCGAAGGGACCAGGCCATGATACGTCGCCTGGAATCATCTTCCAGTGGGACCGCAGAGCAGGGAACACCAGTGGGCAGACCACATTGCAATAATGCTTCTCTCAGGTTCGGAGAAGAGATGAAATGTATGGTGCGTCAATTGAGTTCCTCGATTGAGGAACTCAAGGGGCAGATGTGCGGACGTGATACACTCTTGCGTTGCTTAGAAGACGCAGTGACATCAATAGCGGAGGAGGTGACGTCGATTAAGTCTCGCCTAGCACAGGAGGATGCTGTGAGACTGCCTCCATCCGGTCCGGCCCAAACTAGAGAGGAGTGTGTGGATGCCTTGTTGCATAGGACTCAAATAGTGTACGGACGTGGATTAGAGTTAATGCGAAGGTTATATGAGAGACTGTACGATGAAGACGAATGCACTGCGTGCATTTTGAAGTATCTCAGTGGGGATGACAGGGTAAATGTATTAGTGGACTGTGAGTCTATGTTCGTTGGAAGGATAAAGGGTTGGTTTGAGGACTTGGATGGGTCTGAGTGCGATGGGAGCGGTCGATGTTCATTTTGTGATTTGGAGACTGACACTGTTTATTTGGGTGCGAAGGTAAGTTCGGATTACAGTGAGAACAAAGTCGCAACTAGGCTAATTCGGTGCCTCTCCCAGTTAGCTCTCAAGTTTGCGTTTTGCAACGGGGGAAGGCCGCATGAACCGTGCTCGGAACGAGAGCTGGAGTGGCTGAGGGCGCTGCGCAAGATTGAGGAGGAGCAGGAGAAAGGGGGGAATCTGCACTTTTGGTTCTCCGTTGCGTTGGGTAAAGGCACAATCGGGGCAAAGGTCTGTTTGCTAGCGACGGCCGTCCCCGCGATTATCGCTTGTGATGGATCCGCAGAGGGAAGGGCTGTTCTGCAAGAGCAAGCACCGCTCCTGTTTTCTTTGTACTGCCGTCACGTACTACCAACGCTACTTGCCTAG